A window of the Helianthus annuus cultivar XRQ/B chromosome 4, HanXRQr2.0-SUNRISE, whole genome shotgun sequence genome harbors these coding sequences:
- the LOC110934532 gene encoding putative WUSCHEL-related homeobox 2 has protein sequence MTSVPVRAPTRGGGGGGGSRWCPTPEQVMMLEGMYRGGLKTPTATQIQQITARLSIYGKIQGKNVFYWFQNHKARDRQKLRKKLMVLYQQHRLYPTHHHPFLPLHQVAGVEDSSECKPSMNNWKVDIPSDSTCKLTCDCSLMTMMTMDHYATTPYCTRLPPKTLQLFPLTTMDLKEADDLSTTSKP, from the exons ATGACATCGGTGCCGGTCCGGGCGCCAACacgcggtggtggtggcggaggtggaaGCAGGTGGTGTCCCACGCCGGAGCAGGTGATGATGCTAGAGGGAATGTATAGAGGTGGCCTGAAAACACCAACAGCAACTCAGATACAACAAATCACTGCAAGATTGTCTATTTATGGCAAAATTCAAGGCAAAAATGTGTTCTACTGGTTTCAGAATCACAAGGCTCGTGACCGCCAAAAGCTTAGAAAGAAATTAATGGTGTTGTACCAGCAACATCGTCTTTATCCTACTCATCATCATCCGTTTCTTCCTCTTCATCAG GTTGCTGGAGTTGAAGATTCATCAGAATGCAAACCATCGATGAACAACTGGAAGGTGGATATCCCATCTGATAGCACCTGCAAACTCACATGTGATTGCTCACTCATGACAATGATGACAATGGATCATTATGCTACAACTCCATATTGCACAAGATTACCACCCAAAACCCTACAACTCTTCCCACTCACCACCATGGATCTCAAAGAAGCTGATGATCTGTCCACCACCTCCAAACCCTAA